A region of Macadamia integrifolia cultivar HAES 741 unplaced genomic scaffold, SCU_Mint_v3 scaffold_100A, whole genome shotgun sequence DNA encodes the following proteins:
- the LOC122070772 gene encoding uncharacterized protein LOC122070772, with product MGSSTGVGFMAVFAVSGSVALLTLQVHKRLLSDFMKKVELEFRGIGTLKCRTKKRVRFADDVVEPSSNNKEYRENHLRAMLSKVN from the exons ATGGGAAGCTCTACAGGAGTTGGATTCATGGCGGTTTTTGCAGTTTCAGGGAGTGTTGCTCTGTTAACTCTTCAAGTTCATAAACGTCTCCTGTCTGATTTTATGAAGAAGGTTGAACTGGAGTTTCGGGGTATAG GCACGTTAAAATGTCGAACGAAGAAGAGGGTTCGATTCGCAGACGATGTGGTTGAGCCATCATCAAACAATAAAGAGTACAGAGAGAACCATCTAAGAGCAATGCTATCAAAGGTCAACTGA